From a region of the Palaeococcus ferrophilus DSM 13482 genome:
- a CDS encoding ATP-binding cassette domain-containing protein, which translates to MKAVEVRELRKSYPRKIPFPLRKVEWVEAVKGITFDVKKGELFGLLGPNGAGKTTTIKMLTTLLEPSGGTARVLGYDVVKEAREVRKRINLVAEGERTLYWRLSAYENLKYFARIYYVPKAEEKERIEELLKLVGLWERRNDLVMGFSRGMKQRLAIAKALINDPEVLFLDEPTLGLDVQSALFVREFVRKLVDEEGKTVILTTHYMAEAEELADRIAIIDHGKLIALDTPEGLKRLVREGDAVEVRVRDFQQAKLEGSPYRLAVIEEDPSSNTLTLRGSVDEEELPKLVEWLVKSGAKVLSVERKEPTLEDVFIKLTGRAIRD; encoded by the coding sequence ATGAAGGCCGTCGAGGTCAGGGAGCTCAGGAAAAGCTATCCCAGGAAGATTCCCTTCCCGCTTCGAAAGGTGGAGTGGGTTGAGGCCGTTAAGGGGATAACCTTCGACGTAAAGAAGGGGGAGCTCTTCGGCCTCCTCGGGCCCAACGGAGCAGGAAAGACAACGACGATAAAGATGCTCACCACGCTCCTCGAGCCGAGCGGAGGAACCGCGAGGGTTCTCGGATACGACGTTGTTAAAGAAGCCAGAGAGGTAAGGAAGAGGATAAACCTCGTTGCTGAAGGGGAAAGAACCCTCTACTGGCGCCTCTCAGCCTACGAGAACCTCAAGTACTTCGCGAGGATATACTACGTGCCGAAGGCCGAGGAGAAGGAGCGCATAGAAGAGCTTTTGAAGCTCGTCGGCCTCTGGGAGAGGAGGAACGACCTCGTGATGGGTTTTTCCAGGGGAATGAAGCAGAGGCTGGCCATAGCGAAGGCCCTCATAAACGACCCGGAGGTTCTCTTTCTGGATGAACCCACCCTCGGCCTCGACGTCCAGAGCGCCCTCTTCGTAAGGGAGTTCGTGAGGAAGCTCGTGGATGAGGAGGGAAAGACGGTAATCCTTACCACCCACTACATGGCGGAGGCGGAGGAGCTCGCTGATCGGATAGCCATAATAGACCACGGAAAGCTCATAGCCCTCGACACCCCAGAGGGGCTCAAGAGGCTCGTTAGGGAGGGGGACGCGGTTGAGGTGCGCGTGAGGGACTTCCAGCAGGCGAAGCTCGAAGGAAGCCCCTACAGGCTGGCGGTCATTGAAGAGGACCCTTCATCGAACACTCTGACACTCAGGGGGAGCGTTGACGAGGAGGAGCTCCCAAAGCTCGTCGAGTGGCTCGTGAAGAGCGGCGCAAAGGTGCTCTCCGTGGAGAGGAAGGAGCCCACGCTGGAAGACGTCTTCATAAAGCTAACCGGAAGGGCCATAAGGGATTGA
- a CDS encoding DUF4392 domain-containing protein — MIAHLINTDVGGRGVRELYLRYRLENPAFLGRAAQELLENADRTLIVTGFPIPPLDIPETDGPLGALALYLGIEELGGKAEILTYPEVEEALKGMGVKFTREPLLERYTLLISVETPGRAEDWRYYSMSGLEVKAKPYDGLFIDALERGTPTIGIGDGGNEIGMGNVKPLVEEYIPLGKRIASTVGAKHLVLSAVSNWGAYGLLAQASLAFGKNLLKGWDERENLKALVEAGIIDGVVKKVAMSVDGISVDVHERFLELLREIVIEKISP, encoded by the coding sequence ATGATAGCCCATCTGATAAATACGGACGTTGGCGGGCGGGGGGTTAGGGAGCTCTACCTCCGCTATCGCCTTGAGAACCCGGCTTTCCTTGGGAGGGCCGCCCAGGAACTTTTGGAGAACGCGGACAGAACCCTTATCGTGACGGGTTTTCCCATACCCCCCCTCGACATCCCCGAGACGGACGGACCGCTCGGGGCACTGGCTCTTTACCTTGGGATCGAGGAGCTGGGAGGAAAGGCGGAGATACTCACCTACCCGGAGGTGGAGGAGGCCTTAAAGGGGATGGGGGTTAAGTTCACGAGGGAGCCCCTCCTCGAACGCTACACCCTCCTCATAAGCGTTGAAACCCCGGGAAGGGCAGAGGACTGGCGCTACTACTCCATGAGCGGCCTCGAGGTGAAGGCGAAGCCCTACGACGGCCTCTTCATTGACGCCCTCGAGAGAGGAACCCCCACCATAGGGATAGGTGACGGCGGGAACGAGATAGGCATGGGCAACGTAAAGCCCCTCGTCGAGGAGTACATCCCCCTCGGGAAGAGGATAGCGAGCACCGTTGGGGCAAAGCACCTCGTCCTCTCGGCCGTCTCCAACTGGGGGGCATATGGGCTCCTCGCCCAGGCCTCGCTGGCCTTCGGGAAGAACCTGCTCAAAGGGTGGGACGAGAGGGAAAACTTAAAAGCCCTCGTCGAGGCCGGAATCATAGACGGTGTTGTAAAGAAGGTCGCGATGAGTGTGGACGGGATAAGCGTTGACGTCCACGAGCGCTTCCTGGAGCTGCTCAGGGAAATCGTCATAGAGAAAATCTCGCCGTAG
- the cyaB gene encoding class IV adenylate cyclase: protein MIEVEVKGYANGSVMKAVKEKFNLMRREMHEDTYYQHPCRDFAETDEALRIRVKRFNGHFEAFLTYKGPKIDERSKTRREIEVTIEDPDKYEELLKALGFREVTTVRKVREKYFVRKGVVVALDEVEELGTFIEAETLVEEGQDVEGAVKELVELLKSLGVKRFERRSYLELLLGR from the coding sequence ATGATAGAAGTAGAGGTTAAGGGATACGCGAACGGTAGCGTCATGAAGGCGGTTAAGGAGAAATTCAATCTGATGCGCAGGGAGATGCACGAGGATACATACTACCAGCACCCCTGCAGGGACTTTGCCGAGACGGATGAAGCTCTGAGGATAAGGGTGAAGCGATTTAACGGCCACTTTGAGGCGTTTTTAACCTACAAAGGGCCCAAGATTGACGAAAGATCAAAAACGAGGCGTGAGATAGAGGTCACCATAGAGGACCCCGATAAGTATGAGGAACTCCTCAAAGCGCTCGGGTTCAGGGAGGTCACAACGGTCCGTAAGGTGAGGGAGAAGTACTTCGTCAGGAAGGGTGTTGTAGTGGCGCTCGACGAGGTTGAGGAACTGGGCACATTCATCGAGGCCGAGACCCTGGTTGAAGAAGGGCAGGACGTGGAGGGTGCCGTTAAAGAACTCGTTGAGCTCCTCAAGTCTCTCGGAGTGAAGAGGTTTGAGAGGCGCTCCTACCTAGAGCTCCTTCTGGGGCGCTAA
- a CDS encoding archaemetzincin family Zn-dependent metalloprotease, translated as MSRGRSSLTLVPIITQLDNYIIEELFKRLARRLEGLGIRTVVGEALSPALFRGAYNPIHGQYLAGDIIKALPGNFTLGITDVDIYEEGFNFLFGLAVPRLGRAVVSLHRLDPRFYGEKFDESLFMERALKEALHEFGHLMRLPHCPDWNCLMHFSNSIIEVDMKGDRFCQRCLKRLKYMAGQMVDGEENDRSRG; from the coding sequence ATGTCAAGAGGGCGCTCTAGCCTCACCCTTGTGCCCATAATTACTCAATTAGACAATTACATAATTGAAGAACTGTTTAAGAGGCTCGCCAGACGACTTGAGGGGCTCGGCATCAGGACGGTTGTGGGGGAGGCACTATCCCCTGCACTCTTCAGGGGGGCGTACAACCCAATCCACGGCCAGTACCTTGCCGGGGACATAATCAAAGCCCTCCCCGGGAACTTCACCCTTGGGATAACCGACGTGGACATATACGAGGAGGGCTTTAACTTCCTCTTCGGGCTCGCGGTTCCGAGGCTCGGGAGGGCGGTGGTTTCGCTCCACAGGCTCGACCCGCGCTTCTACGGGGAGAAATTTGATGAGAGCCTCTTCATGGAGCGCGCCCTGAAGGAGGCCCTCCACGAGTTCGGCCATCTAATGAGGCTCCCCCACTGTCCGGACTGGAACTGCCTGATGCACTTCTCGAACTCGATAATCGAGGTTGATATGAAGGGAGACCGCTTCTGTCAGAGATGCCTGAAAAGGTTAAAATACATGGCCGGACAGATGGTGGATGGGGAAGAAAATGATAGAAGTAGAGGTTAA
- a CDS encoding PIN domain-containing protein — translation MKHYGLLPHDARIITTAFEYGTKKIATFDRDFERAREIVELLPKQYWGR, via the coding sequence ATGAAGCACTACGGCCTGCTTCCCCACGACGCAAGGATAATAACGACCGCATTTGAATATGGAACAAAGAAAATAGCGACGTTCGACAGAGATTTTGAAAGAGCACGGGAGATAGTAGAGCTGTTGCCAAAACAATACTGGGGAAGGTGA
- a CDS encoding SDH family Clp fold serine proteinase, with protein MDALSGFAGSILWWLFFFYLLMAPQLQFRALQASRAKLLRALSRKRNSTVITMIHRQESIGLFGIPVYKFISVEDSEDVLRAIRMAPKDKPIDLIIHTPGGLVLAATQIAKALRDHPAETRVIVPHYAMSGGTLIALAADRIIMDPHAVLGPVDPQLGQYPAPSIVRAVEKKGVEKVDDQTLILADVAEKAIKQVRDFLFDILKDKYGEEKAAELAEMLTEGRWTHDYPITVEHARELGLHVETDVPEEVYALMELYKQPMKQRGTVEFMPYPVKQEGRR; from the coding sequence ATGGACGCCCTCAGCGGATTCGCGGGCTCTATACTCTGGTGGCTGTTCTTCTTCTACCTGCTGATGGCCCCGCAACTGCAGTTCAGAGCCCTACAGGCCAGCAGGGCAAAGCTCCTAAGGGCACTCTCAAGAAAGAGGAACTCCACGGTTATAACGATGATACACCGCCAGGAGAGCATAGGACTCTTTGGAATACCCGTCTACAAGTTCATAAGCGTCGAGGACAGCGAGGATGTCCTGAGGGCAATAAGGATGGCACCGAAGGACAAACCAATAGACCTGATCATCCACACACCGGGGGGACTGGTTTTAGCGGCGACGCAGATAGCGAAGGCCCTAAGAGACCACCCGGCCGAGACAAGGGTTATAGTCCCCCACTACGCCATGAGCGGAGGCACTTTGATAGCGCTCGCTGCCGACAGGATAATTATGGACCCCCACGCGGTTTTGGGGCCGGTGGACCCGCAGCTCGGCCAGTACCCCGCACCGAGCATAGTGAGGGCCGTTGAAAAGAAGGGTGTCGAGAAGGTTGACGACCAAACGCTAATTTTGGCGGACGTGGCGGAGAAGGCCATCAAGCAGGTCAGGGACTTCCTCTTCGACATATTGAAGGACAAGTACGGAGAGGAAAAGGCGGCGGAACTGGCGGAGATGCTCACGGAGGGCCGGTGGACCCATGACTACCCGATAACGGTCGAGCACGCCAGGGAGCTGGGCCTCCACGTGGAGACGGACGTGCCGGAGGAAGTGTACGCCCTTATGGAGCTCTACAAGCAGCCCATGAAGCAGCGCGGAACGGTGGAGTTCATGCCCTACCCGGTGAAGCAGGAGGGCAGGCGCTGA
- a CDS encoding DUF86 domain-containing protein, with protein sequence MLEESLKLIEENLPETLEEFRAMGLAKDGVYKRLEFALQCLFDELSEKRKELSDEPVFGYGDVIAELHEKGVLDDGLREKAEFLRQLREILIYNYDIINDEIAFRNMREYVEAIRDVKRAL encoded by the coding sequence ATGCTTGAAGAGAGCCTCAAACTGATAGAGGAGAACCTTCCTGAAACCCTCGAGGAGTTCAGGGCGATGGGCCTGGCCAAGGACGGGGTATACAAGCGGCTCGAGTTCGCGCTCCAGTGCCTCTTTGACGAGCTCTCCGAGAAGAGGAAGGAGCTATCGGACGAACCCGTTTTTGGATACGGAGATGTGATAGCGGAGCTCCACGAAAAGGGAGTTCTCGACGATGGGCTCAGGGAGAAGGCGGAGTTCCTGCGCCAGCTCAGGGAAATCCTAATTTACAACTACGACATTATAAACGACGAGATAGCCTTCAGGAACATGAGGGAGTACGTAGAGGCGATACGGGATGTCAAGAGGGCGCTCTAG
- a CDS encoding M67 family metallopeptidase, whose protein sequence is MELKIKRPHLSAILEVAGRSEVEVCGFLFGKREGDNIAVEEVRFVGNRLNSPAAFEMEPVEMVEAIEGAEKKGLEVVGIFHSHLKCPPRPSGRDLKGMELWPVVWLIVDNEGNYGAYLPEGGKVREVRVRVI, encoded by the coding sequence ATGGAGCTGAAGATTAAACGCCCCCACCTCTCGGCCATACTGGAGGTAGCTGGGAGAAGCGAGGTGGAGGTTTGCGGCTTCCTCTTCGGAAAGCGGGAGGGGGATAACATAGCCGTCGAGGAAGTTCGCTTCGTGGGCAACAGGCTGAATTCCCCGGCTGCCTTCGAGATGGAGCCCGTGGAGATGGTCGAGGCGATAGAGGGGGCAGAAAAGAAGGGGCTTGAGGTCGTTGGAATATTCCACTCCCATCTCAAGTGTCCGCCGAGGCCGAGCGGGAGGGATTTAAAGGGAATGGAGCTGTGGCCGGTTGTATGGCTTATAGTGGACAATGAGGGGAACTACGGGGCGTATCTCCCAGAAGGGGGGAAGGTGAGGGAAGTGAGGGTTAGGGTTATATGA
- a CDS encoding PIN domain-containing protein, producing the protein MIYIDTSVFYHYTTNGEFAEFAERLLTSEEPKITSDIVVDEFLFIILKREMGRNFGVKSSLAIREKLSKDPGMAEFAYEIGKKVLAVFEAFDIMIVPDSRDWDGRSFS; encoded by the coding sequence GTGATTTATATAGATACGAGTGTATTCTACCATTACACAACCAACGGAGAGTTTGCGGAATTTGCGGAGAGGCTCCTCACATCGGAAGAACCAAAGATAACGTCGGACATCGTCGTTGATGAGTTCCTTTTTATCATTCTCAAAAGGGAAATGGGTAGAAATTTTGGCGTGAAGTCTTCTCTGGCCATCAGAGAAAAACTCTCCAAAGATCCAGGAATGGCAGAATTTGCCTACGAAATCGGAAAGAAAGTATTGGCAGTGTTCGAAGCGTTTGACATCATGATAGTGCCAGATTCCCGTGACTGGGACGGACGCTCCTTTTCATGA
- a CDS encoding CGP-CTERM-anchored Cys-rich protein, translating into MKGLTIATIILLMLVPLTSACFSPMDNLAVEVYLNKPGVTYDLTPLQNAGNVSLLDGRIVYRSHYDERVAVMLWEEDGLHIRIEIPPKSFNSTYAHAELRAPLIIENETLEKLRKAGWAVKNLTLEKKNIRIVISPIKGKECVSDRDCATGGCSGEICTTREAAKEVVSVCVYKPWYSCFEETTCGCYNGVCTWKPNERFEECLRRHGVDPEKVIKLPEGEVYAAVYGEDKPSPGELEEIKAALRELGVCGNLTFTSETVNAPSGVVDEYTFDFKAALREELEWLRENGIVSIPEEDVEEIVKVVERGKAGHNSHIGWYEDKNGTYRWMPYDESSNPSLVRCVSTPESYTLPPGDVVLSKETPVKTTPSPSNTETSPTTVEAPTCGPTFVAALALLPLLLRRR; encoded by the coding sequence ATGAAGGGATTGACCATCGCGACGATAATACTTCTAATGCTGGTTCCGCTGACGAGCGCGTGTTTCTCCCCCATGGACAACCTTGCGGTGGAAGTCTACCTCAACAAGCCCGGGGTAACCTACGACCTAACTCCCCTTCAGAATGCCGGGAACGTCTCCCTCCTCGACGGGAGGATAGTTTACCGCTCCCACTACGATGAGAGGGTAGCCGTGATGCTCTGGGAGGAGGATGGACTGCACATAAGGATAGAGATACCCCCAAAGAGCTTCAACTCGACCTACGCTCACGCCGAGCTCAGGGCACCTTTAATAATCGAGAACGAAACCCTCGAAAAGCTGAGGAAAGCCGGCTGGGCGGTGAAGAACCTCACGCTCGAAAAGAAAAACATCCGCATCGTCATCAGCCCCATAAAGGGGAAGGAGTGCGTCTCCGATAGGGACTGTGCCACGGGCGGCTGCTCAGGGGAAATCTGCACCACTAGGGAGGCGGCGAAGGAGGTTGTCTCGGTATGCGTGTATAAACCGTGGTACTCGTGCTTTGAGGAGACCACCTGCGGCTGCTACAATGGAGTGTGCACGTGGAAGCCAAACGAGCGCTTTGAGGAGTGCCTCCGGAGGCACGGCGTTGACCCCGAGAAGGTCATAAAACTCCCGGAGGGGGAGGTTTACGCGGCCGTTTACGGCGAGGATAAGCCCTCACCCGGGGAGCTGGAGGAGATAAAGGCTGCTCTGAGGGAGCTGGGCGTCTGCGGGAACCTCACGTTTACATCCGAGACGGTGAACGCTCCGAGCGGGGTCGTGGACGAGTACACCTTCGACTTTAAGGCGGCCCTCAGGGAGGAGCTCGAGTGGCTCCGCGAGAACGGGATAGTTTCCATACCCGAGGAGGACGTGGAGGAGATAGTTAAGGTTGTCGAGCGCGGTAAGGCCGGCCACAACTCCCACATAGGCTGGTACGAGGACAAGAACGGCACTTACAGGTGGATGCCCTACGACGAGAGCTCAAATCCTTCGCTTGTAAGGTGCGTCTCAACCCCGGAAAGCTACACGCTCCCGCCGGGAGATGTGGTACTTTCCAAGGAAACCCCCGTGAAAACCACCCCAAGCCCCTCAAACACCGAAACGTCCCCCACGACTGTGGAAGCTCCCACCTGTGGACCGACGTTTGTTGCAGCCTTAGCCCTCCTTCCGCTTCTCCTGAGGAGGCGCTGA
- a CDS encoding DUF4349 domain-containing protein, with amino-acid sequence MRRRSILVVAVIILIALCGALYLLGSSGTRGASSGAYAPSSTPVFVPASRGGMEDYSVEPSTQTVPTSTGETLQRLRKDYYITVQYEDPVGLASKLKGKVTELNGYVVSENLERSEERVVYYITFRVPNTAENEARMEEFLKAYRIKSLRLETEDVTSQYNQIMAEIESLEAEKAKLMEFYDMAKDVEELMALENRISSINSRLNYLYLQKDYYEKVTDYVTYHVTIESKERPAFELETHFRERIYAAIGVVIALLELAVAAVVVLLPLLPMVYIAKRLYDRYAPRRE; translated from the coding sequence ATGAGAAGGCGCAGCATACTGGTCGTGGCTGTTATAATCCTCATTGCGCTGTGCGGTGCCCTCTACCTCCTGGGTTCCTCCGGAACCAGGGGCGCTTCAAGCGGTGCCTACGCTCCCTCCTCAACGCCCGTTTTCGTCCCGGCATCCCGCGGGGGAATGGAGGACTACTCCGTCGAACCCTCAACTCAAACGGTCCCCACGTCAACGGGGGAAACACTCCAGCGGCTCAGGAAGGACTACTACATCACCGTCCAGTACGAGGACCCCGTGGGGCTGGCTTCTAAGCTCAAGGGCAAGGTGACCGAGCTGAACGGCTACGTGGTGAGCGAGAATCTCGAAAGGAGCGAGGAGAGGGTTGTTTATTACATCACCTTCAGGGTCCCGAACACCGCTGAAAATGAGGCTAGAATGGAGGAGTTCCTAAAAGCCTACCGCATTAAGAGCCTCCGTCTGGAAACGGAGGATGTCACGAGCCAGTACAACCAGATCATGGCGGAGATAGAGAGCCTTGAGGCGGAGAAGGCGAAGCTCATGGAGTTCTACGACATGGCGAAAGACGTGGAGGAACTTATGGCGCTCGAGAACAGGATATCATCTATCAACTCGCGCCTCAACTACCTCTACCTCCAGAAGGATTACTACGAGAAGGTGACGGACTACGTAACCTACCACGTTACGATAGAGAGCAAAGAGAGGCCCGCCTTTGAGCTCGAGACCCACTTCAGGGAGAGGATTTACGCCGCGATTGGGGTGGTGATAGCGCTCCTCGAGCTGGCTGTGGCGGCAGTTGTGGTTCTCCTTCCCCTCCTTCCAATGGTTTACATCGCAAAGAGGCTCTACGACCGCTACGCCCCACGCAGGGAGTAG
- a CDS encoding ABC transporter permease: MEATEFRAFWGVMVKSWRVFTSYKVWLVTDIAMGLFFVAQALLIGLGLTGERNSPALQKLTGYSDYVTFAVLGLMVLFFGMTFLSGFVWSVVDELYAGTLESSFAAPMRRITFFLGNVAMRLLLTLLYLILYLVFFKLLFGISLSPTGFLRGIPILFIGSIGMIGFGMAATGVVIYFRDPGPFISILEMLVFALSGAMYPIDILPRWLALLAKILPYAPTTDALRTAVTHGYGTASAKIAYVAFVSLVYALLGFLVYRWSERQARRVGLKSY, translated from the coding sequence ATGGAGGCTACTGAGTTCAGGGCTTTCTGGGGCGTCATGGTGAAGAGCTGGAGGGTGTTCACCAGCTACAAGGTGTGGCTGGTTACGGACATAGCCATGGGGCTCTTCTTCGTGGCGCAGGCCCTCCTCATAGGGCTCGGCCTCACGGGGGAGAGGAACTCGCCGGCGCTTCAAAAACTGACCGGCTACTCCGACTACGTGACCTTCGCGGTTCTGGGCTTGATGGTTCTGTTCTTCGGCATGACGTTCCTGAGTGGCTTTGTGTGGAGTGTGGTGGACGAGCTCTACGCGGGAACCCTTGAGTCATCCTTCGCCGCCCCGATGAGGAGGATAACCTTCTTCCTCGGCAACGTGGCGATGAGGCTTCTCCTCACGCTCCTCTACCTGATACTCTATTTGGTGTTCTTCAAGCTGCTCTTCGGGATAAGCCTGAGCCCCACCGGCTTCCTGAGGGGCATTCCCATCCTTTTCATTGGATCAATCGGGATGATAGGCTTCGGCATGGCCGCCACCGGAGTGGTCATATACTTCCGAGACCCCGGGCCATTCATAAGCATCCTCGAGATGCTCGTGTTCGCGCTGAGCGGGGCGATGTATCCCATAGACATACTCCCGCGTTGGCTGGCGCTCCTCGCAAAAATTTTACCCTATGCGCCAACGACAGACGCCCTCAGAACGGCCGTCACCCACGGCTACGGGACGGCATCGGCGAAGATAGCATACGTCGCGTTCGTGTCTCTCGTCTACGCCCTCCTTGGTTTCCTCGTCTACAGGTGGAGCGAGAGGCAGGCTAGGAGGGTAGGACTTAAGAGCTACTGA
- a CDS encoding ABC transporter permease produces the protein MPMLAVIEKEMRMFFRYPLRVVSSLLVGIVFLIQFIFFGQAVLGGRYSDILASATGLGDYPTYALIGYVLWWLFASPIEAYIFGVRRELQRGTLEGNIAAPIGDITFLVGLAVGWVLIDNVLMAVVFAFGVVVFGIPITWGILLKLLPVLLLAFVSFLGFGIIFAGLVMLFKNIGALGQIFEFLVLFLSGVFFPMNVMPAWVRTAGELIPLTHAINLARGAFIGRSYLEMLPSLEALFLLSALYWGVGYLLFKWAEKTTRVVGYGGY, from the coding sequence ATGCCCATGCTGGCGGTGATAGAGAAGGAGATGAGGATGTTCTTCCGCTACCCGCTGAGGGTAGTGAGCTCCCTCCTGGTCGGGATAGTCTTTCTCATCCAGTTCATCTTCTTCGGCCAGGCGGTGCTTGGGGGCAGGTATTCGGATATACTCGCGAGTGCGACGGGGCTGGGGGATTACCCAACCTACGCGCTCATAGGCTACGTCCTCTGGTGGCTCTTCGCGTCTCCGATAGAGGCCTACATATTCGGCGTAAGAAGGGAGCTCCAGAGGGGAACGCTCGAGGGCAACATAGCGGCCCCGATAGGGGACATAACCTTCCTCGTTGGGCTCGCTGTTGGGTGGGTGCTCATAGACAACGTCCTGATGGCGGTGGTGTTCGCCTTCGGGGTGGTGGTTTTCGGCATACCCATCACGTGGGGGATACTCCTAAAGCTGCTCCCCGTGCTCCTGCTGGCGTTCGTGTCTTTCCTCGGCTTCGGGATAATCTTCGCGGGGCTGGTGATGCTCTTCAAGAACATAGGGGCCCTGGGGCAGATATTCGAGTTTCTCGTGCTCTTCCTCTCCGGGGTCTTCTTCCCCATGAACGTCATGCCCGCCTGGGTGAGAACGGCCGGAGAGCTGATACCCCTAACTCACGCCATAAACCTTGCGAGGGGAGCATTCATAGGACGCTCCTACCTGGAGATGCTGCCGAGCCTCGAGGCCCTTTTCCTCCTGAGCGCCCTTTACTGGGGTGTGGGATACCTCCTCTTCAAGTGGGCCGAGAAAACCACGAGGGTGGTGGGCTATGGAGGCTACTGA
- a CDS encoding HD domain-containing protein has protein sequence MKVEEFITSPASIKLIERTREFAKSFFDREGTHGFSHVERVFNLCLHIGREEGADLEVLALAALLHDIARPLEDSGKVEDHALESARIARRYLRSMGYPGEKVASVAHAIEAHRFSRGPEPETLEAKILSDADKLDAIGAVGVARVFMYSGEHGRSIEDSLRHFDEKILKLRDLMYTETAKRLAEKRHAFTVQFIERIRREIEGEL, from the coding sequence ATGAAAGTGGAGGAGTTCATAACAAGTCCAGCTTCAATCAAACTGATAGAGCGCACGAGAGAGTTCGCCAAAAGTTTCTTTGACAGGGAGGGTACGCACGGCTTCAGCCACGTGGAGAGGGTATTCAACCTATGCCTCCACATAGGGAGGGAGGAAGGGGCCGATCTCGAGGTTCTTGCTCTAGCTGCCCTCCTCCACGACATAGCGAGACCCCTTGAGGATTCGGGGAAGGTTGAAGACCACGCCCTCGAGAGTGCGCGGATAGCGAGGCGCTACCTCAGGAGCATGGGCTACCCCGGGGAGAAGGTTGCTTCCGTCGCTCACGCCATAGAGGCCCACCGCTTTTCCCGCGGGCCGGAGCCGGAGACGCTGGAGGCAAAGATACTCAGCGACGCCGACAAGCTCGACGCCATAGGGGCCGTTGGAGTAGCCAGGGTTTTCATGTACTCCGGCGAGCACGGGAGGAGCATCGAGGATTCCTTAAGGCACTTCGATGAGAAGATACTGAAGCTCAGAGATTTGATGTACACGGAGACCGCCAAACGGCTCGCGGAGAAAAGGCACGCCTTTACCGTCCAGTTCATAGAAAGGATAAGGAGGGAAATCGAGGGTGAGCTTTAG
- the mobB gene encoding molybdopterin-guanine dinucleotide biosynthesis protein B: protein MRAVAFVGFKKSGKTTTVEAVARVLRNRGYRVAIAKSMHTEFDREGTDTWRFSKVADSVIVRASDTDALLFKAKDINALLSMVQADFLLLEGFKDIHHVPKVVCARGEEDFRELNDGLAIAVSGVIAESGVEAIDGLPVINALTEAERLANVVEKRAFMLPNIDCGMCGFRCADMARMIVKGEKTVKDCVVLSQKPRVTVKIDGQVLPMKDWVQELVEKTIKGMLSAMKGYRGGRRIEIVIRED, encoded by the coding sequence ATGAGGGCGGTCGCCTTCGTGGGATTCAAGAAGAGCGGTAAAACAACGACAGTTGAAGCGGTCGCGAGGGTTCTAAGGAATAGAGGCTACCGCGTGGCGATAGCAAAGAGCATGCACACGGAGTTTGACAGGGAAGGGACCGACACCTGGCGCTTCTCAAAGGTTGCCGACTCGGTTATTGTGAGGGCCAGCGACACGGACGCTCTGCTGTTCAAAGCAAAAGACATAAACGCGCTCCTCTCAATGGTGCAGGCAGACTTCCTCCTCCTTGAGGGGTTTAAAGACATTCACCACGTCCCGAAGGTCGTCTGTGCCAGGGGCGAGGAGGACTTTAGGGAGCTCAACGACGGCCTGGCCATAGCTGTCAGTGGCGTCATAGCAGAAAGCGGCGTTGAGGCGATAGACGGCCTCCCCGTCATAAACGCCCTCACCGAAGCGGAGAGACTGGCCAACGTTGTTGAAAAGCGCGCCTTCATGCTTCCCAACATAGACTGCGGCATGTGCGGCTTCCGCTGTGCTGATATGGCGAGGATGATAGTTAAGGGCGAGAAAACCGTGAAGGACTGCGTTGTACTGAGCCAGAAGCCCAGAGTTACCGTCAAAATAGACGGTCAGGTTCTCCCCATGAAGGACTGGGTTCAGGAGCTCGTCGAGAAGACGATAAAGGGCATGCTCTCTGCTATGAAGGGCTATCGCGGGGGAAGGAGGATAGAGATAGTGATAAGGGAGGATTGA